A part of Aegilops tauschii subsp. strangulata cultivar AL8/78 chromosome 2, Aet v6.0, whole genome shotgun sequence genomic DNA contains:
- the LOC109759812 gene encoding major pollen allergen Ole e 10 produces MKRKELIMNVILILACFIVCTAGAPQEKAESTTPIPTLSPPEGNTSFIDGVTWCVARPGVPQEDLQNALDWACGQGAADCSPLQPGGHCYEPNTLLLHASYAFNIFYQQNGNSDIACNFGGAGTITNRDPSFGPCKFLASETSAASALVLRSTRMICAAFLTMLQLRVFQAVY; encoded by the exons ATGAAGAGAAAGGAGCTGATCATGAACGTTATTTTGATCCTTGCGTGCTTCATTG TGTGCACGGCAGGCGCGCCGCAGGAGAAGGCGGAGTCGACCACCCCGATCCCTACCCTGTCTCCTCCGGAGGGAAACACGAGCTTCATCGACGGTGTCACCTGGTGCGTCGCGCGGCCGGGAGTCCCCCAGGAGGACCTCCAGAACGCGCTGGACTGGGCGTGCGGCCAGGGCGCTGCCGACTGCTCGCCGCTGCAGCCGGGCGGGCATTGCTACGAGCCCAACACGCTCCTGTTGCACGCCTCCTACGCCTTCAACATCTTCTACCAGCAGAACGGCAATTCCGACATCGCCTGCAACTTCGGCGGCGCTGGAACCATCACCAACAGGGACCCAA GTTTCGGGCCATGCAAGTTCCTGGCATCTGA GACTTCTGCTGCTTCAGCGCTCGTGTTGAGGAGCACGAGGATGATCTGTGCTGCGTTTCTGACCATGCTTCAGCTCAGAGTTTTCCAAGCTGTGTACTGA